A single Biomphalaria glabrata chromosome 2, xgBioGlab47.1, whole genome shotgun sequence DNA region contains:
- the LOC106078625 gene encoding BTB/POZ domain-containing protein 17-like, translating into MLRSMKRFSAPASVHPDPTRPPDDDSDASLSDGSKKVKTTQSFEPLFNSESLSDIVLDVNHGEAVFHAHKTIVGLKSERLAALITSLATTPSDNSSKPVLHLQEAPECSAVFSRFLYFIYSGAVWLHRDYVVPLFKLSVKYGVNALANHCENYILQLLNKCMAVDINCANPPPTLSVTTVCDLYEESVYREETRRMAFNVLARRFVDLIHTERWITCEWLTVRDLLRCDDCLCEENLILVAATDWMKRNKLQDKGRIQEILSSIRYPRLPRRVLYHLYTAASFKNFPQVQDLIEAAIKYHCFKDVPEAQDEFTGLQYRARGKGRTRHTVCGGENLNSQELQHQAHSWQWEEASPDSNYNSGQCCDSIADFSRSDEVNDNHSHQHTLLCRAQRQTNHRPMASPVAAVHPRVHSSDREICSNTTDIALQINIHSHSQM; encoded by the coding sequence ATGCTACGATCCATGAAAAGATTCAGCGCCCCAGCTTCAGTCCACCCTGACCCGACTCGCCCGCCCGACGACGACAGTGATGCCAGCCTGAGCGATGGCAGTAAAAAGGTCAAGACGACGCAGTCGTTTGAGCCGCTCTTCAACAGCGAGTCCCTTAGCGACATCGTCTTGGACGTCAATCATGGGGAGGCAGTCTTCCACGCCCACAAAACCATCGTGGGGCTCAAGAGCGAACGGCTGGCCGCACTCATCACGAGTCTGGCCACAACCCCGTCGGACAACAGCAGCAAGCCCGTGCTGCACCTGCAGGAGGCCCCCGAGTGCAGCGCAGTGTTCAGCAGATTTCTGTACTTTATTTACAGCGGGGCCGTCTGGCTGCACAGAGACTACGTCGTGCCGCTTTTCAAGTTGTCCGTCAAGTACGGGGTGAACGCTTTGGCCAACCACTGCGAGAACTACATCTTACAGCTGCTCAACAAGTGTATGGCCGTGGACATCAACTGCGCCAACCCGCCGCCGACCCTCTCCGTGACCACTGTATGCGACCTGTACGAAGAGAGCGTTTACAGGGAAGAAACCCGAAGGATGGCATTCAACGTGCTGGCGAGACGATTCGTGGACCTGATTCACACAGAGAGATGGATCACATGTGAATGGCTGACCGTTAGGGATCTTCTTCGTTGTGACGATTGCTTGTGCGAGGAGAATCTTATATTGGTTGCAGCTACTGACTGGATGAAGAGAAACAAGCTTCAGGACAAAGGGAGAATCCAGGAGATTCTATCCTCTATACGTTACCCAAGACTTCCTAGGAGAGTTCTCTACCATTTGTATACTGCTGCTAGCTTTAAAAACTTTCCCCAGGTTCAAGACCTGATCGAGGCGGCCATTAAATACCACTGCTTCAAGGACGTCCCAGAGGCGCAGGACGAGTTCACTGGATTGCAGTACCGTGCTAGGGGCAAGGGGCGAACCAGGCACACCGTGTGCGGTGGGGAGAACCTGAACTCTCAAGAGCTCCAGCATCAGGCCCATTCCTGGCAGTGGGAGGAGGCCAGCCCCGATAGCAACTACAACTCCGGTCAATGCTGTGATAGCATCGCTGACTTCTCCAGGTCGGACGAGGTCAACGACAATCATTCTCATCAGCACACGCTTCTGTGTCGCGCCCAGCGGCAGACGAATCATCGACCTATGGCATCCCCCGTGGCAGCCGTCCATCCACGAGTTCATAGTTCGGATAGAGAGATTTGCAGCAACACGACCGACATCGCGCTGCAGATCAACATACACTCGCATAGTCAAATGTAA